Proteins encoded in a region of the Alosa sapidissima isolate fAloSap1 chromosome 19, fAloSap1.pri, whole genome shotgun sequence genome:
- the LOC121693602 gene encoding uncharacterized protein LOC121693602, whose protein sequence is MLFLTVPASGSVFISMETTLLCLQYSFGSAENEWFQIIFILKQIISLIKMSHALLRLICMGLVFTGSKASSLVNQSPPDIIQSIGQSGPWIQCSHHIQNYNRILWYKQTKDGQLTYLGYLFGKDPYPEVKGKIKLNGTSNTNGAMMVENLQSNDSAEYFCAAYARLCRDRPGKKNSLTSPQSVTNMHAGYITALTVVLLKGCVLTSEVNQTPPDLIKNQNASVMIYCQHNVPSYYVMLWYKQTQGREMTLMAFLNIKSPNYEEPFDGKVKLDGDANKDQNNSINITSLSAQDTAVYYCAASYHSTTHFLSV, encoded by the exons ATGCTGTTCCTCACTGTGCCAGCCAGTGGCAGTGTGTTCATTTCAATGGAAACAACTTTGTTATGTCTTCAGTATTCATTTGGCAGTGCTGAGAATGAGTGGTTTCAGATTATCTTCATCCTAAAACAGATCATTTCTCTCATCAAAATGTCCCATGCTCTCCTCAGACTAATCTGCATGGGATTGGTCTTTACAG GGTCCAAAGCAAGCAGTCTGGTCAACCAATCTCCTCCTGATATCATCCAGAGCATTGGTCAATCTGGACCATGGATCCAGTGTTCTCACCACATACAGAACTATAATAGGATTCTTTGgtataaacaaacaaaggacGGACAGTTAACATATTTGGGATATCTGTTTGGCAAAGATCCATATCCAGAGGTCAAGGGCAAAATCAAATTAAATGGAACTTCAAATACCAATGGAGCAATGATGGTGGAGAATCTCCAATCAAATGATTCTGCTGAGTATTTTTGTGCAGCATATGCACGGCTGTGCAGA GATAGACCTGGCAAGAAGAATT CTTTGACTTCACCTCAGTCTGTTACCAACATGCATGCAGGTTACATTACAGCCCTCACAGTGGTCTTGTTAAAGG GTTGTGTTTTGACTTCGGAGGTCAACCAAACTCCTCCAGATCTGATCAAGAACCAAAATGCTTCGGTGATGATCTACTGCCAACATAATGTCCCAAGCTATTATGTAATGTTGTGGTACAAACAAACTCAGGGCAGAGAAATGACTTTAATGGCCTTTCTCAATATAAAATCCCCAAACTATGAAGAACCGTTTGATGGAAAAGTTAAGCTGGATGGGGATGCAAATAAAGATCAAAATAACTCCATTAACATAACAAGTCTATCAGCACAAGATACTGCTGTATATTATTGTGCAGCTAGTTaccacagcacaacacattTCCTATCTGTGTGA